One Streptomyces sp. SAI-135 DNA segment encodes these proteins:
- a CDS encoding maleylacetate reductase: MTFMGEFTYESRPVRVVFRPGAAVTATPGEAEHLGLRRLLVVCGSRGESVARAVADALGDSCAGLHAEARMHVPAEDADRAVTVARETGADGVVAVGGGSSIGLGKAIALRTALPLIAVPSTYSGSEMTPVWGLTEGGAKRTGRDPRVQPRSVVYDPELTLSLPVPLTVTSGINALAHAAEALYAPDTSPLIALMAQDGVRAMAEALPLLAADPGDLDARGLALYGAWLCGACLGATTMGLHHKLCHVLGGTFGLPHAETHTVVLPYALAYNAPAAPDALTALGRALDADDPPGALWDLAGRLGAPRSLAALGLQETDLDRAAAEVAGQPYANPRPVTADGVRAVLRAAHEGRRP, encoded by the coding sequence ATGACGTTCATGGGCGAGTTCACCTACGAGAGCCGTCCCGTGCGGGTCGTGTTCCGGCCGGGCGCCGCCGTGACGGCGACCCCCGGCGAGGCCGAACACCTGGGACTGCGACGGCTGTTGGTGGTGTGCGGCAGCCGGGGCGAGTCCGTCGCGCGGGCCGTGGCGGACGCGCTCGGCGACTCCTGCGCCGGGCTGCACGCCGAGGCCCGCATGCACGTGCCCGCCGAGGACGCCGACCGGGCCGTGACGGTGGCCCGCGAGACCGGGGCCGACGGTGTCGTCGCGGTCGGCGGCGGCTCCTCCATCGGCCTCGGCAAGGCGATCGCCCTGCGCACCGCCCTGCCGCTGATCGCCGTGCCGTCGACCTACTCGGGCTCCGAGATGACCCCCGTGTGGGGCCTGACCGAGGGCGGCGCCAAGCGCACCGGACGCGACCCGAGGGTCCAGCCCCGCAGTGTCGTCTACGACCCCGAGCTGACCCTCTCCCTGCCGGTACCGCTCACCGTGACCAGCGGCATCAACGCCCTCGCGCACGCGGCCGAGGCGCTCTACGCCCCGGACACCTCCCCCCTGATCGCGCTGATGGCGCAGGACGGCGTACGGGCGATGGCCGAGGCGCTGCCCCTGCTGGCCGCCGACCCCGGGGACCTGGATGCGCGCGGCCTGGCCCTGTACGGGGCATGGCTCTGCGGGGCGTGCCTCGGGGCCACGACGATGGGCCTGCACCACAAGCTCTGCCACGTCCTGGGTGGCACCTTCGGGCTGCCGCACGCCGAGACGCACACGGTCGTCCTGCCGTACGCGCTCGCCTACAACGCCCCCGCCGCCCCCGACGCGTTGACCGCGCTGGGGCGGGCACTCGACGCCGACGACCCGCCAGGAGCCCTGTGGGACCTGGCCGGCCGCCTCGGCGCCCCACGCTCCCTCGCCGCACTCGGCCTCCAGGAGACCGACCTGGACCGGGCGGCCGCAGAGGTGGCGGGGCAGCCGTACGCCAACCCGCGTCCCGTGACCGCGGACGGCGTGCGGGCGGTGCTCCGGGCGGCCCACGAGGGCCGTCGGCCATGA
- a CDS encoding FAD-dependent monooxygenase, with product MSPVVETDVLIVGSGPAGGSAALALSTYGVPNIVVTRYARLADTPRAHITNQRTMEVLRDLGVEQGVIARATPQHLMGNTTFCTSLAGEELGRVRSWGNDPLVQAAHELASPTRMCDMPQHLMEPVLVDAAVARGTALRFETEYLSHTQDADGVTATVRDRLRGDTYEIRAKYLIGADGGRSRVAEDAGLPMGGRMGVAGSINIVFEADLTRYTAHRPATLYWVLAPGATVGGIGAGLVRCVRPWNEWLIVWGYDVTAGAPDLTTEYAESVVRQLVGDDEIPVTIKSSSAWTVNEMYAESYSHGRVFCAGDATHRHPPSNGLGSNTSIQDSYNLAWKLKLVLDGTASPKLLDTYTAERAPIGKQVVTRANRSIGETAPIFEALDGLSPQTPAQLWANIAARKDATEAAEKQRARLREAIAFKVYEFNAHGVDLNQRYTSEAIVPDGTPAETFARDPELHHQPTSRPGARVPHAWITSSTRTVSTLDTVGKGRFTLLTGIGGECWLRAAEAQQADIATVVVGPGQEYEDPYGDWARLREISDAGALLVRPDGFVAFRHATAAPDAEALLSGALRRILGHA from the coding sequence GTGTCCCCCGTCGTCGAGACCGACGTCCTGATCGTCGGCAGCGGCCCGGCCGGAGGCTCGGCCGCGCTCGCCCTGAGCACCTACGGCGTGCCGAACATCGTCGTGACCCGCTACGCGCGCCTCGCCGACACCCCTCGCGCGCACATCACCAACCAGCGGACCATGGAGGTGCTGCGCGACCTCGGCGTCGAACAGGGCGTCATCGCGCGGGCCACTCCGCAGCACCTGATGGGCAACACCACCTTCTGCACCAGCCTGGCCGGCGAGGAACTCGGCCGGGTGCGCTCGTGGGGCAACGACCCGCTCGTCCAGGCCGCCCACGAACTCGCCAGCCCCACCCGCATGTGCGACATGCCCCAGCACCTCATGGAGCCGGTGCTCGTCGACGCGGCCGTCGCCCGCGGCACCGCCCTGCGCTTCGAGACCGAGTACCTCTCCCACACCCAGGACGCCGACGGCGTGACGGCCACCGTGCGGGACCGGCTGCGCGGGGACACGTACGAGATCCGGGCGAAGTACCTGATCGGCGCGGACGGCGGCCGCTCCCGCGTCGCCGAGGACGCCGGGCTCCCGATGGGCGGCCGGATGGGCGTGGCCGGCAGCATCAACATCGTCTTCGAGGCCGACCTGACCAGGTACACCGCCCACCGGCCCGCCACCCTGTACTGGGTCCTCGCCCCGGGCGCCACCGTCGGCGGCATCGGCGCGGGCCTGGTGCGCTGCGTCCGGCCCTGGAACGAGTGGCTGATCGTGTGGGGGTACGACGTCACGGCGGGCGCCCCCGACCTGACCACCGAGTACGCCGAGTCCGTCGTACGGCAGCTGGTCGGCGACGACGAGATCCCGGTGACCATCAAGTCGTCCTCGGCCTGGACCGTCAACGAGATGTACGCGGAGAGCTACTCCCACGGCCGCGTCTTCTGCGCCGGGGACGCCACCCACCGTCATCCGCCGTCCAACGGCCTCGGCTCCAACACGTCCATCCAGGACTCCTACAACCTGGCCTGGAAGCTGAAGCTCGTCCTCGACGGCACGGCCTCCCCGAAGCTCCTCGACACCTACACCGCCGAACGCGCCCCCATCGGCAAGCAGGTCGTCACCCGCGCCAACCGGTCCATCGGCGAGACCGCCCCCATCTTCGAGGCCCTGGACGGACTCTCCCCGCAGACCCCCGCACAGCTGTGGGCCAACATCGCCGCGCGCAAGGACGCCACCGAGGCCGCCGAGAAACAGCGGGCCAGGCTGCGCGAGGCCATCGCCTTCAAGGTGTACGAGTTCAACGCGCACGGCGTCGACCTCAACCAGCGCTACACGTCCGAGGCGATCGTCCCGGACGGCACCCCGGCGGAGACGTTCGCACGCGACCCCGAACTCCACCACCAGCCCACCTCCCGCCCCGGCGCCCGCGTCCCGCACGCCTGGATCACCTCGAGCACGCGGACGGTGTCCACCCTGGACACGGTCGGCAAGGGCCGCTTCACCCTCCTCACCGGCATCGGTGGCGAGTGCTGGCTGCGGGCCGCCGAGGCGCAGCAGGCGGACATCGCCACCGTGGTCGTGGGGCCGGGACAGGAGTACGAGGACCCCTACGGCGACTGGGCGCGGCTCAGGGAGATCTCCGACGCGGGCGCCCTGCTCGTACGGCCCGACGGGTTCGTGGCCTTCCGGCACGCGACCGCCGCTCCGGACGCCGAAGCACTTCTGTCCGGCGCGCTGCGTCGGATCCTCGGACACGCCTGA
- a CDS encoding CaiB/BaiF CoA-transferase family protein, producing MSVPQLPLSGITVVSLEQAVAAPYATRQLADLGARVIKVERPGEGDFARRYDTTVHGHSSYFVWLNRSKESLTLDLKDPRGIEILHQLLDGADVFVQNLAPGAADRLGLGVDVLAERLPRLIPCTISGYGTDGPWADRKSYDLLVQCQTGLVSLTGTAQETARVGISVADIAAGMYAYSGILTALYTRATTGRAHPVEVSLFEALAEWMSQPAHYTRYGGSQPPRLGTQHATIAPYGAFTAADGKDVLFSIQNEREWIVLCADFLRRPELAEDPRFATGSARVAHREELNAVVAERIACSEAAQVLKDLEGIGIACAGVNDVSAFLDHPVLAARGRWQEVALGGRAHVPLRSRGSGAAGPGGGARVHHAQCAAVAGPAGRHPRRGLRCGHDAAAGQPDVRGPDG from the coding sequence ATGAGCGTGCCGCAGCTTCCCCTGTCCGGGATCACGGTGGTCAGCCTGGAGCAGGCCGTGGCCGCGCCCTACGCGACCCGCCAGCTCGCCGACCTCGGCGCGCGGGTGATCAAGGTGGAGCGGCCGGGCGAGGGTGATTTCGCCCGCCGCTACGACACGACCGTGCACGGCCACTCCAGCTACTTCGTGTGGCTCAACCGGTCCAAGGAGTCGCTCACGCTGGATCTCAAGGACCCGCGCGGCATCGAGATACTGCACCAACTCCTCGACGGCGCCGATGTGTTCGTCCAGAATCTGGCCCCGGGCGCGGCCGACCGGCTGGGCCTTGGTGTGGACGTCCTCGCCGAGCGCCTGCCGCGGCTGATCCCGTGCACGATCTCCGGGTACGGCACGGACGGGCCGTGGGCCGACCGCAAGTCGTACGACCTGCTGGTGCAGTGCCAGACGGGCCTGGTGTCGCTGACCGGAACCGCGCAGGAGACCGCCCGGGTCGGTATCTCCGTCGCCGACATCGCCGCCGGGATGTACGCCTACAGCGGCATCCTGACCGCTCTGTACACCCGCGCCACCACGGGCAGGGCCCACCCGGTGGAGGTGTCCCTGTTCGAGGCGCTGGCCGAGTGGATGAGCCAGCCGGCCCACTACACCCGCTACGGAGGCAGTCAGCCGCCGCGTCTGGGCACCCAGCACGCCACCATCGCCCCGTACGGCGCTTTCACGGCCGCCGACGGCAAGGACGTGCTGTTCTCCATCCAGAACGAACGCGAGTGGATCGTCCTGTGCGCCGACTTCCTGCGGCGGCCCGAGCTGGCCGAGGACCCGCGCTTCGCCACCGGCTCGGCCCGGGTCGCCCACCGCGAGGAACTCAACGCCGTGGTCGCCGAACGGATCGCGTGCTCCGAGGCCGCTCAGGTGCTGAAGGACCTGGAGGGCATCGGCATCGCCTGCGCGGGCGTCAACGACGTCTCCGCGTTCCTCGACCACCCGGTCCTGGCCGCCCGCGGCCGCTGGCAGGAGGTCGCCCTCGGGGGACGAGCGCACGTACCTCTTCGGTCTCGCGGGTCTGGTGCCGCCGGGCCCGGAGGTGGTGCCCGGGTTCATCACGCCCAGTGTGCAGCGGTTGCTGGACCGGCTGGTCGACACCCCCGTCGCGGTCTCCGATGCGGCCATGACGCTGCTGCTGGCCAACCCGATGTACGCGGCCCTGATGGGTGA
- a CDS encoding intradiol ring-cleavage dioxygenase, which yields MTTDAIGAGVTEEAVASLHATADPRLRELLAGLIGHLHDFVRETRLTQEEWEKAVAFLTATGQKCTDTRQEFILLSDVLGLSMLVETVNGDRVQGATESTVLGPFHMTESPVRELGDDIDLVGGSEPCVVSGRVLSADGTPLPGAVLDVWQADDQGFYDVQQPDVQPAGNGRGLFTADTEGRFWFRTCVPAPYPIPTDGPVGDLLRATGRHPYRPAHIHFIVGAEGHTPVTTHIFVAGSDYLDSDAVFAVKRSLVQDFAETDDPSLAAEFGVPNPFRHARFDLVLEPNA from the coding sequence ATGACCACGGACGCGATCGGGGCCGGTGTCACCGAGGAGGCCGTCGCCAGTCTGCACGCGACCGCTGACCCGCGCCTGCGCGAACTGCTCGCCGGACTCATCGGCCATCTGCACGACTTCGTGCGCGAGACCCGGCTCACCCAGGAGGAGTGGGAGAAGGCCGTCGCCTTCCTGACGGCGACCGGGCAGAAGTGCACGGACACCCGGCAGGAGTTCATCCTGCTGTCGGACGTCCTCGGCCTCTCCATGCTCGTCGAGACCGTCAACGGCGACCGCGTGCAGGGCGCCACGGAGTCGACCGTCCTCGGCCCGTTCCACATGACCGAGTCCCCCGTCCGGGAACTCGGCGACGACATCGATCTGGTGGGCGGCAGCGAGCCGTGCGTGGTCAGCGGCCGGGTGCTGTCGGCGGACGGCACCCCGCTGCCCGGCGCCGTCCTCGACGTCTGGCAGGCCGACGACCAGGGCTTCTACGACGTCCAGCAGCCCGACGTCCAGCCCGCGGGCAACGGACGCGGACTGTTCACCGCCGACACCGAGGGCCGCTTCTGGTTCCGCACCTGCGTGCCGGCGCCGTACCCGATCCCCACCGACGGCCCGGTCGGCGACCTGCTCCGGGCCACCGGCCGGCACCCCTACCGCCCCGCGCACATCCACTTCATCGTCGGCGCCGAGGGCCACACGCCGGTCACCACCCACATCTTCGTCGCGGGCAGCGACTACCTCGACTCCGACGCCGTCTTCGCCGTGAAGCGGAGTCTGGTGCAGGACTTCGCGGAGACCGACGACCCGTCCCTGGCAGCGGAGTTCGGCGTCCCCAACCCGTTCCGGCACGCCCGCTTCGACCTCGTCCTGGAGCCGAACGCATGA
- a CDS encoding response regulator transcription factor, translating into MTSVLIATGQSLQRVGLRMLLESQSDLTVAGEAAHGPEAVRLSALLRPDVVLLDDRGTGTDTVETVRRLAHAPDGHAPHVLLLTSGDDTYPYGALRAGAAGHLPQDATADELVAAVRVVAAGDVVVSPGLARALIDVVRTRRALDESPLPGNRLDTLTDRERDVLTAVASGDSNAEIADRLSIAPTTVKSHVSNILTKIGARGRVQAVVFAYESGLVRPTQHVLHA; encoded by the coding sequence ATGACCAGCGTCCTCATCGCCACCGGCCAGTCACTCCAGCGTGTCGGCCTTCGAATGCTCCTCGAGTCCCAGTCCGACCTGACCGTCGCCGGCGAGGCGGCGCACGGGCCCGAGGCGGTCCGGCTGAGCGCACTGCTCCGGCCGGACGTCGTCCTGCTGGACGACCGCGGCACCGGCACCGACACCGTCGAGACCGTCCGCCGCCTCGCCCACGCCCCGGACGGACACGCCCCGCACGTCCTGCTGCTCACCAGCGGCGACGACACCTACCCCTACGGCGCCCTGCGCGCCGGAGCCGCCGGTCACCTTCCGCAGGACGCCACCGCCGACGAACTGGTCGCGGCCGTCCGGGTCGTGGCCGCCGGTGACGTCGTCGTCTCCCCCGGACTGGCCCGCGCGCTCATCGACGTCGTCCGCACCCGGCGCGCCCTCGACGAGAGTCCGCTCCCGGGCAACCGGCTGGACACGCTCACCGACCGCGAACGCGACGTGCTCACCGCGGTCGCCTCCGGCGATTCCAACGCCGAGATCGCCGACCGGCTCTCCATCGCCCCGACCACCGTGAAGTCCCACGTCAGCAACATCCTCACCAAGATCGGTGCCCGCGGCCGGGTCCAGGCGGTGGTGTTCGCCTACGAGTCGGGCCTGGTCCGGCCCACGCAGCACGTGCTGCACGCGTGA
- a CDS encoding YceI family protein — MALALLRRRRSKAAHAEAAGLSVPLPEGAGAVAREIVDPMGSPMPGADVTVTALDTHRVAARGTTDPYGYFVAVLPPGRYSLLAAAEGLQPHRETVEVGPSGAAPSERVWLQPAQALQLPSPGVWLFDPPHTAIRFIAKHVGMAHVHGRFERFEGGIQIAQDMSQSRVQVRIDASSITTGNTTRDNHLRSGDFLDVERFPHIDFVSSRFAYRGGSKWTLQGSLTMHGVSRSVALDTTYLGTVNGGYGEELRCAALATAELHREDYTLNWRSMLARGIAVVGPTVQLELDVQAMYRTHDTPTPPE; from the coding sequence ATGGCCCTCGCACTCCTCAGGCGCCGGCGGTCCAAGGCTGCCCATGCCGAGGCGGCGGGCCTCTCCGTCCCCCTCCCCGAAGGTGCGGGCGCCGTGGCCCGCGAGATCGTCGACCCGATGGGCTCGCCCATGCCGGGCGCGGACGTCACCGTCACCGCCCTGGACACGCACCGGGTCGCGGCCCGCGGGACGACCGACCCCTACGGCTACTTCGTCGCCGTACTGCCACCTGGCCGCTACAGCCTGCTGGCCGCCGCCGAAGGACTCCAGCCGCACCGCGAGACGGTCGAGGTCGGGCCGAGCGGCGCGGCACCGTCCGAGCGGGTCTGGCTCCAGCCGGCCCAGGCCCTGCAACTGCCCTCACCCGGCGTCTGGTTGTTCGATCCGCCGCACACCGCGATCCGTTTCATCGCCAAGCACGTCGGCATGGCGCACGTCCACGGCCGCTTCGAGCGTTTCGAGGGCGGCATCCAGATCGCGCAGGACATGTCCCAGTCCCGCGTCCAGGTCCGCATCGACGCCTCCAGCATCACGACGGGCAACACCACCCGCGACAACCACCTGCGCTCGGGCGACTTCCTCGACGTGGAGCGCTTCCCCCACATCGACTTCGTCAGCAGCCGTTTCGCCTACCGGGGCGGCAGCAAGTGGACCTTGCAGGGCAGCCTGACCATGCACGGGGTGAGCCGCTCGGTCGCGCTGGACACCACCTACCTCGGCACGGTCAACGGCGGTTACGGCGAGGAACTGCGCTGCGCGGCCCTCGCGACGGCGGAGCTGCACCGTGAGGACTACACGCTCAACTGGCGGTCCATGCTGGCCCGGGGCATCGCGGTGGTCGGCCCCACGGTCCAACTGGAGCTGGACGTCCAGGCGATGTACCGCACCCACGACACGCCGACCCCGCCGGAGTAG
- a CDS encoding MarR family transcriptional regulator, with amino-acid sequence MTATDPSLTALAQGWCALSLLHGRIEAHIEKALQAAHDLSVREYSLLDVLGRQHDGEGGHLQMKQVADAVVLSQSATTRLVTRLEDRGLLSRYLCPTDRRGIYTDVTDTGRTLLEQARPTNEKALREALDQAAGTPELAPLVRALESLGVPA; translated from the coding sequence ATGACCGCCACAGACCCCTCGCTCACCGCGCTCGCCCAGGGCTGGTGTGCGCTCTCGCTGCTGCACGGGCGGATCGAGGCGCACATCGAGAAGGCCCTGCAGGCCGCCCACGACCTCAGCGTGCGCGAGTACTCCCTGCTCGACGTCCTGGGCCGCCAGCACGACGGCGAGGGCGGCCACCTGCAGATGAAACAGGTCGCCGACGCCGTCGTCCTCAGCCAGAGCGCCACCACCCGCCTGGTCACCCGCCTGGAGGACCGCGGCCTGCTCTCCCGCTACCTGTGCCCCACCGACCGCCGCGGCATCTACACCGACGTCACCGACACCGGCCGCACCCTCCTCGAACAGGCCCGCCCCACCAACGAGAAGGCCCTGCGCGAAGCCCTCGACCAAGCCGCCGGCACCCCCGAACTCGCCCCCCTCGTAAGAGCTCTGGAATCCCTCGGCGTACCGGCCTGA
- a CDS encoding FAD-dependent oxidoreductase, whose protein sequence is MSDGDVVVIGGGYAGVRLAKRLDTTARVTLVDRKEVFFHRISSLRAGVRREWSATPFIPYDRLLRHGQVVVGKVVRIDTTERQVVLADGTRLPYDVVVIATGADYPEPARFAGTTTEEAMKSFAEHQQKIAFAEHVLVVGGGPSGVELSAEIRLARPDARVTLAHSGPALLGGTGSERAGRRARAWLEAHDVEVRLDSFMSPGSDFGTYRDARGDVLTADLSFWATGTTPNTLWLRLGGHGDWLTPSGHVKVDRSLRAEGQLDVFAVGDVNDATELKITPAALAQADLAAWNIRAHLRSSGRHRKEPRFYRPVHRTPLIVPFGPADGVTMLPVPGGETAVLGGRTSTLAKAKTLMTPYMRRQLGYTAA, encoded by the coding sequence GTGAGTGACGGCGACGTAGTGGTGATCGGCGGCGGCTATGCGGGCGTCCGGCTGGCGAAACGGCTGGACACGACGGCCCGGGTCACCCTGGTGGACCGCAAGGAGGTCTTCTTCCACCGGATCTCCTCTTTGCGCGCGGGAGTGCGCAGGGAGTGGAGCGCGACCCCCTTCATCCCCTACGACCGGCTGCTGCGCCACGGCCAGGTCGTCGTGGGCAAGGTGGTGCGCATCGACACCACCGAGCGACAGGTCGTGCTGGCCGACGGCACACGGCTGCCCTACGACGTGGTGGTGATCGCGACCGGCGCCGACTACCCGGAACCGGCCCGGTTCGCCGGGACCACCACCGAGGAGGCGATGAAGTCCTTCGCCGAGCACCAGCAGAAGATCGCCTTCGCCGAGCACGTCCTCGTCGTCGGCGGGGGCCCCTCCGGCGTCGAACTGAGCGCCGAGATCCGGCTGGCGCGTCCGGACGCCCGGGTCACGCTCGCGCACTCCGGTCCCGCGCTGCTCGGCGGCACGGGCAGCGAACGGGCAGGCCGCAGGGCGCGCGCCTGGCTGGAGGCGCACGACGTGGAGGTACGGCTCGACTCCTTCATGTCCCCGGGCAGCGACTTCGGCACCTACCGAGACGCCCGCGGCGACGTCCTCACCGCGGACCTGTCCTTCTGGGCCACCGGCACCACTCCCAACACGCTCTGGCTGCGCCTGGGCGGACACGGCGACTGGCTGACCCCCTCCGGGCACGTGAAGGTCGACCGCTCACTGCGGGCCGAGGGGCAGCTGGACGTCTTCGCGGTCGGCGACGTCAACGACGCCACCGAGCTCAAGATCACCCCGGCCGCGCTCGCCCAGGCCGACCTCGCCGCCTGGAACATCCGCGCCCACCTGCGCAGTTCGGGCCGCCACCGCAAGGAGCCCCGCTTCTACCGGCCCGTCCACCGCACTCCGCTGATCGTGCCCTTCGGCCCCGCCGACGGGGTGACCATGCTGCCCGTGCCGGGCGGCGAGACGGCGGTGCTCGGCGGCCGCACCAGCACCCTGGCCAAGGCGAAGACCCTCATGACGCCCTACATGCGACGCCAGCTCGGTTACACGGCGGCCTGA
- a CDS encoding helix-turn-helix domain-containing protein: MTATEPSPAVRALPPLRVARERFLSGRPLPDGVPEEVLAAWRRARFFGVPHDLREPAADPPRPPRSPLLGAARPVLERIAPTLGAGPSVLLLTDARLRVLWTSGSAPGLIPCSVLSEQEVGHNSAVLALRRRARAEVHGPEHFLDVWQDVSAVSVPLLAPAGGQPLGTLTVASRLRSGRPPHPQAGLAEAAAAAVEAALPARAAGPERVLLEAYLKAARSQDRAVVALDGRNRLINAAAERLATPEVLRALEHTARAARHTDAPGAAELPEGAGCDARIDLVRQEGAVVGIVAVLEPTGENTPRTRPRPLPCLAGSSPPWRHAAERAAGLARSAGPVLLTGERGTGKTALARELLGPGAPQLVDAAEGGSLEGELARWAGDGPLVLRHAERLTQPAVAALNSLLDAHPDTRLLVTHTPGTPPGPCLQRLLDKLAARTVVLPPLRERTEDIRELLSALAPRPAPGHPPLTWTLDALRALERHPWPGNVTELAHVVQALAEHRRVSGPVRRAELPDFVREGPAARPLSPMEQAERATILETLHRHGGNKSRAATALGIGRATLYRKLREYGG; the protein is encoded by the coding sequence GTGACCGCCACAGAGCCCTCCCCCGCAGTCCGCGCGCTCCCACCCCTGCGAGTGGCGCGCGAGCGCTTCCTGTCCGGGCGCCCGCTGCCCGACGGTGTGCCGGAGGAGGTCCTCGCGGCGTGGCGGCGGGCCCGTTTCTTCGGCGTACCGCACGACTTGCGGGAGCCCGCCGCCGATCCGCCCCGGCCGCCGCGGTCGCCGCTGCTCGGCGCCGCCCGCCCCGTTCTCGAACGGATCGCCCCCACCCTCGGCGCCGGCCCCTCGGTCCTCCTCCTCACGGACGCACGGCTGCGCGTGCTGTGGACGTCCGGGAGCGCGCCCGGGCTCATCCCCTGTTCGGTGCTGTCGGAGCAGGAGGTCGGTCACAACAGCGCGGTCCTCGCCCTGCGCCGCCGCGCCCGTGCCGAGGTGCACGGACCCGAGCACTTCCTCGACGTGTGGCAGGACGTGTCCGCGGTCAGCGTCCCGCTCCTCGCGCCGGCGGGCGGACAGCCGCTCGGCACGCTCACCGTCGCCTCCCGCCTGCGCTCAGGGCGCCCGCCGCACCCGCAGGCCGGGCTCGCCGAGGCCGCCGCCGCAGCGGTCGAGGCCGCACTGCCGGCCCGGGCGGCAGGGCCCGAACGGGTCCTCCTGGAGGCCTACTTGAAGGCGGCACGCTCGCAGGACCGCGCGGTGGTCGCGCTGGACGGCCGCAACCGCCTGATCAACGCGGCGGCGGAGCGGCTGGCGACTCCCGAGGTGCTGCGGGCGCTCGAGCACACGGCGAGGGCGGCACGGCACACGGACGCGCCGGGGGCCGCCGAACTGCCCGAGGGGGCAGGGTGCGACGCCCGGATCGACCTCGTGCGGCAGGAGGGCGCGGTCGTGGGGATCGTGGCCGTCCTGGAGCCGACCGGCGAGAACACGCCGAGGACCCGGCCGCGCCCGCTGCCCTGTCTGGCGGGCTCCTCGCCGCCGTGGCGGCACGCCGCCGAGCGCGCCGCCGGGCTGGCCCGCTCCGCCGGGCCGGTGCTGCTGACCGGCGAACGCGGGACGGGAAAGACCGCGCTGGCCCGTGAGTTGCTGGGCCCGGGCGCCCCGCAGCTGGTCGACGCGGCCGAAGGCGGCTCGCTGGAAGGAGAGTTGGCGCGATGGGCCGGGGATGGCCCGCTCGTCCTCCGGCACGCCGAGCGGCTCACGCAGCCCGCCGTCGCCGCGCTCAACTCCCTGCTCGACGCGCACCCGGACACCCGGCTGCTGGTCACCCACACCCCGGGAACCCCGCCCGGCCCCTGTCTTCAGCGGCTCCTCGACAAGCTGGCCGCCCGTACGGTGGTCCTGCCGCCGTTGCGGGAACGCACGGAGGACATCAGGGAGTTGCTGTCGGCCCTCGCGCCGCGCCCCGCACCGGGCCACCCGCCACTGACCTGGACCCTGGACGCCCTGCGCGCGCTCGAACGGCACCCGTGGCCCGGGAACGTCACCGAACTCGCCCACGTCGTCCAGGCCCTGGCGGAGCACCGACGGGTCTCGGGACCGGTCCGCCGGGCCGAACTGCCGGACTTCGTGCGGGAAGGCCCCGCCGCGCGCCCGCTCAGCCCGATGGAACAGGCCGAACGCGCCACGATCCTGGAGACCCTGCACCGCCACGGCGGCAACAAGTCCCGCGCGGCGACGGCACTCGGCATCGGGCGGGCCACGCTGTACCGCAAACTGCGGGAGTACGGGGGCTGA